The nucleotide window AGTAACTGCATTTTCCTGTATCAAAGTGTCATCTGTAGTTGAAAGGCTGACCAGAACTGGAATCACTCCTGCTTGTGCTAGGAGTATCCTGTTATCTGTGCTTCTCTTGGATAGTGAACGGATTTCCACCACAGCAGCTCTACGCTCCTCCATTGACCTGCTTGAGAGCTTGCGAACTAGTGTTTGGATGGCTTGCACATCACCACTAACATCATGTAAAGATCCATCACTCTTTTTCATCTTCCCATTCACTAATCCATTCGGCTGCTCAATATTGTGCTCAGTGCACCACTGAGTTATTAGATTTCTCAAAACATAATTGGGGGTCAGAGTTAAATTTTCTAACTTCTGCTGAGTTTTTGGGCACGTTGCATTCTCGCCATCTATCCATCTTTGAATGTAAGATCTCTCATATGTCTGCAAAATCATCAGAAAGAAAAGTTAGGAGGCCAAAATAACAGAGACATTGTGTACACACATATGTTAAATGGAAAATTGGCTATGGAATTTCACCTGTCCAGTGGCCACAATAACAGGGTCCCTCATTAGTTCCAAGGAAATAGGGCATAGAAAATCATCAGGGATTACAACTActtgttctttttcttcctctataTCTGTACTTGAGTTCTCTTGCTTGGCAGCATCAATGTCCTTCGACAAAGAGGTATCAGATGATGTAAACAAGGTCATTGCGCTTTCCGTTATACTAACCATCTGAACTGCTCCTCGACGCTTACGAACATTACTTCCAGGAACCATCTCCAGCTTAGCTGTAACTTCATGATTGTTACTGACACTATGCGCAATCATCTTACTAGATTGTGCCCTATCAAACTGTCTCTCCAATGGTTGGGATATGGCATGGGAGATCATTTTCGCACTACTACACCCGTATCTTTTTGCGGCCCTTCTCAATTGTGTTCTCACCAATTGAACCTAGTATAAAGAAGATACGTCAAGAAGGCTCATTTCAGCTGCGCAAATGaagatcaaacaaacaataaaggTTCCCTGACTGGTACCTGTTCTTGAACTTCCTCAGAGATGTCAAAATGCTCATATGGAATGTTGCCAAGCGCCTTCTCCAATTTGGATGTCACACATTGAAACTGGAAAGCAATTCTCTTGGAAGCTCCATCCTAAAACAGAGATGAACGAAAATTCAGGGGCATGATTTCAATTTCTTGAGGTAATATgcataaataaagataatttatCCAAACAATGTGTGTATTAACAGCTtcaaaacaacaaacaagaatTATCTAACTATtaattgatataaaaaaaaaattttaaaaaaaaattctgcaaATTCTACAGCAAATCAGTAATGGAATCTGCTTCGTCAAGCCAAAAACACTGAATGGACATTCTTTCTTTGAGTACTAAAATTTCGGAAAAAACAGGGGAGAGGAGTAGAAATCCTTACAGAAATGGTGTTAGAGCTGTAGGAACTTGCAACTGATAGCAGGCGCTGAGCGGCCTGAAGCGCAAGCACCAGATCGGATCCCCAATCAGGCAAAGTAGACGCATCGGACGGCTGAGAATCTCCCTTGAAGTCCCTAATCTCCTCCAGTAAATGCGTCAACAACGCAACACGACGGACAAGATCCGTGGAATCCTTCTTAAACAACGGCGCTTCTTTACTGCCATTGCTTCCGCAGGAGAAGCTAGATATTTCCTGCACCAAGTCGAGTAGCATCGGCTCGCCACCTCCAGCCATTGCAAGCGAAATCTTGGCTAGCTTTCTCAAATTCTTGTATTCTTTCTCTGAATTGGAGCTACATGTGCAAAGCAGGATAAATGGGGAAGGGAGAATTCATTGAATTAGCGTTTGCAACTCAAAATTCTAGAAAATACTTACATATTTTAAACggaacaaaaaaattttgtgtgtgAACCCAAAGTTATATgttaaaatttgattttatcCGAGCCAAACAAATCCGATCATTCGGATCAGATGAAATTTTATCTACGCTTAAGCTCTAAAGAAGCTGTTATTATTGCTGTAGACTTTATATTCTCcaatacaaatttatttatgtTGTGAACTTTATGATTTATGTTCAATCATGGAAGGCCGTGCTGACAATATCGGTGATGAGGAAGACAACTAATTAACATTGTTGAAAAAGGAGGTCcaaaaattcttcaaacaaGAAGATTAGGTCGGAGGCAGAGAAAATCATTAGAACGTGCAATACAAATTCATAGTGACTGACTTACTTTCCAATGGAGCATAGCTCAGCTTTTGCCAGCTAGCGACCAATACCTATGGTtaccttttcaattttcatgtttttagaatGATTTATATCATATACtactatataatataatttcattgtgccatctatatctatatattcttTATAAACGGTTGTTATGCGCTTATGCCGGATTAATCAGAATCCTCCAGATGAAGACTCCAACGTGGGGTGGGTGAGGATGCAACTATGCATTGATGTGTACATGGCCGCACTTGGTGCTAAATTTTTTTGGGACAAATCATAAGGATTTAAAAATGtctttaatttgattttcacTAAGAATAATAATCTTGTCGTCAGATTTTGACATGACTTATCATATTGTCATGTGAAAAATTCATGTGTGAGGACTTGGCGATCTAAGTAAGTCCATATGCAAACTTattcatgttttgttttttgttttattttttttattaaattgttttCACTTCACAACTTCATTTGGTAAGGATTACGAAGGTTAAGGGTGACGGATGATGAATAGTTCATAGCCTTGGAGGAGATGATGACTTGTGTGATGATGAAACAATGGCTCGTCTTTGGGATAATAATGCGAACAAATTTGTTCGTAGGAGGCAGAGGCATTGAGATTGTAGCGTAATTTTTAATCCTAAATATGTAAACAATATTAAGTTGTGTGATATTTAAATTGAACTATGaccatttatatttaaaaaatgtttgaacttgttaaTACATATTATATAACAAAGTGAAgttatttatttgttaatttaccAAACACTACACGATTTATTcactagcttataagctagtaACAGCTTTTAATTCGCTAAACACTTCACAACTTTTTACACAATTTTTATTGTAACTTTTTTCACAACTTTTAAATTAGCGTTAAAAATTAATGCAACTGCTCTATCAAACGGAGTCTAAGTTTCAAAACTCTCTGTTTTCTCTCTAAAAACCAAATTCTCTCTACCATCTCTCTAAAAACCACCCTCCCACTTCTTTCGAGTTTATCGGTGACCTCTTCCACCATCTTCTCCTCATTCCTAGCAATTATTTTACTGTTTTTTCCTTAGTTTTGTTTGCTTCAATAATAAGGACATACGGTGGGTTGCTCCCCTGGATTTTCATTTGAGAGATGATTTGGTTTCAAGAGCAGTGTATGATTGGAGATCCCTTTGCACGTTCTGGATTTCAAGCTTCAAGCTTCAAGTATAGATATGCATGATTTCGGTGGATCTGAATCTAGATCTACTTTGAGATATGTTCGGAGAATTGCTCAATTTATTAGATATGCTTTGTTCAAGTtgtttttttggtgttggttgTTTGTTTAGTCTAGTCGGATTTATCACTGTGTAGCTTGTAGTCTAGTGATTTTTCGATGTAGTTCGACGTCGTTTGACAATATCCGGTGTCTATACTTTttccttttgaaaattttctcataTTGTGGGATGTGTTCCATTTTTCTGGTGGCTCGAGTGATTTTGGGGCCTCAAATTCTCTTATATAATTTATTAGGTAAATGAATACAAATAGGTCCGTGACCTTTttcaaaataactaaaaaaaataatactagcTTTTTTTTTCGTAATTTATAATCTAACTTATTTTGACAGAAAAAAAACTCTACCAAATAGAGTCTGTCTAGAAATTAAACAGCCAAAACCTCAATTATCTGAATTCTTCTGTCACATATCCTCTAAAGTCTGAACTCGATCCTACTTATTTAGTCAGCTTCAATGGCCTAATCATATCATTGTCTTCATGGTCCAGTATCTGCATATGTGAAACAGGATGATGTGATTCCCAACAGGACAATATCACGATATCTATTGTTAgctcaaatgttgagataaaGATATATGATTCATGTAAAAATCATGAGTCTCACATGATTTATATGAAATCGTGTATGTCTAATCTAACATTTAGGATAGTTCGGACAAAAAATATTAGGGTTTGTAAGACTGAAGGAAATGAAACACTTACGTGGCAGTGATACAGATATCCTGGCTCTACTGTTGCATCAAACGGATAGGACTCATTTGAGTGTACGTACGAAAACCTCACGAGAATCTTCGTTGCGTATCCTGGTATTATCGGGTACGCATTCTTCCACCCCTTCTCTTGTGCTACAACCTCTACTTTCTTGCCACGTGCATACTTCTCAATCTGGCACTTGATCGCGTCGTTCATTTTCAACATACATGCTTTAAACTCTTCCACATCGACCAGCTCCGTCTGATCCAACACCACAAACAATCCAAGATGAATGTGCAGCGGATGATTATCCTCCGTTAGATTGATCACATCCCAAATCTCTGATGTCCCCACCTTAGGCGTCTCAGTTGCGGGTGCTTCGAATGGTTTCCCATTAAGAAGAAGATGAGTAGGCTCATCAATATCGCTCGCATACTCATACATAACTATGTATCGCGTGAGCACTGCACTTGATGGGTCCGCAGATGGGTATTCAATCAACCGCTCAGGCACTCGCCACGTGTCAACCTCTCGGTCCTTCTTGATCATAAATTTCATTACTTTTCCATTGGCTTCATTGACTGGATCTCCAGACGGATACGGATACGCTGCGTCATTGGCTAGGATAGCAAAGTCTGACGTTGACTTTGAAAAGTCAACAACCACGTCAGCAATCTCAGAAGGAGCAAGTAGAGTTTCATTCGTCATGACTGGTTCCCTAAGATAGGCCGAATCAGATGCCACGTGGATAAATTGCAAACCGTTGGTGAAAAAGAACCTGAAGAATCTGGCATTGCTGGCGTTGATTATTCGAAACCTGTACCTACGACGTCGTACGGTCATCTTTGGCCATGCCCTGCCGTTGACAATAATTGCATCACCGAAGTACTCCGGTTGCCATTGCGGGTGTATGGAGGGATTGTTTCCTGTAGAATTCATGTAGATGGAACCATCAACAGAAAAACTTCGATCAAACACAACCAGCGTAcgatcaaattcatcaagatAAGGTAGTTTAAGTGGGGCCTCAACTACCGGATGACGTATAATGTAGGTCCCAAGCAGGCCAGCCAATAGGTTTTCTCTAGTCAACCCGATAGCATGATCATGGTACCAGAGATTTCCTGGTTGTTGATTGTTACGGTACAGATACGTTTTCTTAGACCATGTGGGTCCCCTTTCTTTGAAACCAGCGGTGAACCATGCATTGGCGTTTCCATCACTCTCCGGCTCTTCTATGCCGCCGTGAAGGTGTACCACTGTAGGGACTCCCGTCTTCGGCATTGCCGTAGGAATCGTAGGGTCCCAAGGCAGTATGTGTTTTGAAGGGAGTTGATTATGCCACGTCACGTATGTGGCAATCCCGTGGCGGGCTTCGATTGTTGGACCAGGTACTGTTGCGGTGTCCTCTGATGTACCGAAGGCGAAGACCGGTGTTGGAGGTATGTCTCTGTGAAATTTCTGTTAATGGAGATTAAGATGATAAAAGCAACCGTTAATCAGATAGTCCAAATTTTTGTGTTTAGTGACCAACAttctaaacacaaaaatttgTAACATAATTTATACAAATGAATTACTTTCTCCGAAAATGACACCACGACACAGTGTAGCTGCttctttgaacattcgatatagaTATAAAGTAAATGAGCATGAATCaatgaattaaaatttaaagTGTGGCCACAATGTTATTATTATCAATGAGAATCGAACTATAAATATCTGTGAATTGCCTGATGTGAGTTGTGGTGAACTAATCCCAAATTGGgtatggattaaaaaaaaaaggtttccaACTTGAGCAttgaaaaacataacaaaaggcACAAAGGCACAACAGGGTATGCCTTGCATGGTTCCTAGAACTTAAGTGAAACAAGGGTGGATccaggctttttttttttttttgaaagacccacaggccacacacacgctaagccatgtccgaggggcatgaagaccaccacagcggatggaaaactacccaaatcccaaatccccctggtgagaatagaaccctggatctcaaggtcctgggcagataacctgaccaaccaggctatctcccattctcgtGGATCCAGCCTTTTGAGCTATGATatcaaatttagaaaaaataatctaataaaaaaatattaaaaaatatttagggTGGGAAAAGTCTTTGGGAGGGTACGAGGGCAACACCGTTGGAATTTTTTaaagttatttattaattacatcttcaaaaatatggaaaactcaaaaatcaaaatattataaaataaatatatgtaataattgaaagttgatTTACAAATGTtgtcaatgattttttttttatatctttaAAGTGGATTATCATGTCTTTTTATAAAGACTCTATTATGAAATATGAATCTATGATAGATCTTTTTGTTGGAACCAACTCACCAAATGAGGGGtctttttacaattttattggacctttaaataaaattacaatGCTAAGTCCATTTTATATGGACCTTTTAGATTACTTCTATCTCAATTAAACATtaagaaacataaaaattagGCGTAgtcaaaatgaaaaattttgtgagatcaaaattaaaattttatggggtcaaaatttaatttttacatatatgtatatatgaaggaaaaaaaatggtcaATTGACCACACAATCTTGTGTGTGGGTCCGTCCCTGAGTGAAACAAACAATGAAGGGAACTGCAAGTCTGCAATGGAGTGTAATAACTTAAGAAATATTGATATATAgataataaaaagaaggaattaATTAAGGGATGAAGCATACCCATTTCTTGTTGTACATGCCAATTGTGAGGTTCTTAGGCATGAAAGCACCATTCACAACATCAAAACCATTGAGTTTGGGCATATCTGGAAGCTCATCAACAAACATTTCTAGCTTGGATAGATTTATAAGCAGGTCTTCTGCACATATTTTGGTCACCTCTCCTACCACAACCAATAATATGAGATGGAACACCAAAAGCCTCTCCATGGAAACAATCAACTAAGGCACTTCTTACATGCAAAGAGAGAGATACAGAGAAAAATATGAGGGTGAGTATGATGTGGGTTTACTCTTGTGTTTGGTAAGCAATTTTAGGTAGGCTTATGTAGTCCTTTGCTCACCAAACAACCATTTTGGGGCAAACAATTTTAGGACAATTTTGGTACAATAAAGGTATCATTTCAAAATGGCACTCATATGAACCATTTTGGGAAAACAATTTTAGGACAATAAGATAGCATTCCAAAATGGTATTCATATTAACCATTTTTGGAGAATTTCAATTTTGTATCCCAAAGATATCCTCAACTTATAACGTAAGTGACGAAAATACCCCCAAACCTTCGTTCGCTACTTTCCCCTTATATCGGTTTCAACTTACATTGGTGTTAGGTGAAAAATTTCTATATGTGTAGACCTAACTCCTTGAGTTTAagctcatatcgaatgttcaaatgacaaatttaaaTGATATCattctcagttaaaaaaaatgtcaataatgACAACATtaaatttctttgaaatttagtggcatatatgtttgttttgttaatcCGGATGTCGTAAGAAAAGTTTTCTATGAGTTGAGTTACACCTCTGACCTTATTTCTTATTCCCAATGAAGAGTATAATAAACTCActcttgaatttttatttttttaatatgggATTAGGTTCACAAACACCAACTTTAACCATTTCATGTGGACACTTTTGGGATTAATTTCTCATtccccaatattgatttttgcaaTGTAAATGTACAACGCTTATCTACACTTAAGAGATGTACATACTCAACTTTGGACCCGTTCCAAAAAACTTATGGGTCTCACATTTATTTGAGCTCAAAGTAGTCCCATTACCACCAATATCCAACATGTTTATCATCAACCGTTTTTGATATAGACAAACCATTTTTATTAGATaatattatttggaaaaatgtGGATTAATTGAAGGTTGCAATCCTCCTAAGCTTAGTAATCTCCCATGTAACAAAGTATACAGCAACTAAATCCaatttagttttcaaaatttttaaactgAATTGTAGTTTTTGACCCACATGAACATGCTTTGGGATTAATGAATACCTCGAACCAATTTACTGGGCCCAATTA belongs to Tripterygium wilfordii isolate XIE 37 chromosome 2, ASM1340144v1, whole genome shotgun sequence and includes:
- the LOC119982567 gene encoding U-box domain-containing protein 10-like isoform X2, producing the protein MAGGGEPMLLDLVQEISSFSCGSNGSKEAPLFKKDSTDLVRRVALLTHLLEEMPDWGSDLVLALQAAQRLLSVASSYSSNTISDGASKRIAFQFQCVTSKLEKALGNIPYEHFDISEEVQEQVQLVRTQLRRAAKRYGCSSAKMISHAISQPLERQFDRAQSSKMIAHSVSNNHEVTAKLEMVPGSNVRKRRGAVQMVSITESAMTLFTSSDTSLSKDIDAAKQENSSTDIEEEKEQVVVIPDDFLCPISLELMRDPVIVATGQTYERSYIQRWIDGENATCPKTQQKLENLTLTPNYVLRNLITQWCTEHNIEQPNGLVNGKMKKSDGSLHDVSGDVQAIQTLVRKLSSRSMEERRAAVVEIRSLSKRSTDNRILLAQAGVIPVLVSLSTTDDTLIQENAVTSILNLSIFENNKGLIMLAGAIPSIVQVLRAGSMEAKENAAATLFSLSLADENKIIIGASGAIPALVELLQNGSIRGKKDAATALFNLCIYQGNKGRAVRAGIITALLKMLTDSRNCMVDEALTILSVLASNQEAKIAIVKASTIPVLIDLLRTGLPCNQENAAAILLALCKKETDNLACISRLGAVIPLTELARSGTERAKRKATSLLEHLRKLQRP
- the LOC119982567 gene encoding U-box domain-containing protein 10-like isoform X1 gives rise to the protein MAGGGEPMLLDLVQEISSFSCGSNGSKEAPLFKKDSTDLVRRVALLTHLLEEIRDFKGDSQPSDASTLPDWGSDLVLALQAAQRLLSVASSYSSNTISDGASKRIAFQFQCVTSKLEKALGNIPYEHFDISEEVQEQVQLVRTQLRRAAKRYGCSSAKMISHAISQPLERQFDRAQSSKMIAHSVSNNHEVTAKLEMVPGSNVRKRRGAVQMVSITESAMTLFTSSDTSLSKDIDAAKQENSSTDIEEEKEQVVVIPDDFLCPISLELMRDPVIVATGQTYERSYIQRWIDGENATCPKTQQKLENLTLTPNYVLRNLITQWCTEHNIEQPNGLVNGKMKKSDGSLHDVSGDVQAIQTLVRKLSSRSMEERRAAVVEIRSLSKRSTDNRILLAQAGVIPVLVSLSTTDDTLIQENAVTSILNLSIFENNKGLIMLAGAIPSIVQVLRAGSMEAKENAAATLFSLSLADENKIIIGASGAIPALVELLQNGSIRGKKDAATALFNLCIYQGNKGRAVRAGIITALLKMLTDSRNCMVDEALTILSVLASNQEAKIAIVKASTIPVLIDLLRTGLPCNQENAAAILLALCKKETDNLACISRLGAVIPLTELARSGTERAKRKATSLLEHLRKLQRP
- the LOC119981675 gene encoding multicopper oxidase LPR1-like; the encoded protein is MERLLVFHLILLVVVGEVTKICAEDLLINLSKLEMFVDELPDMPKLNGFDVVNGAFMPKNLTIGMYNKKWKFHRDIPPTPVFAFGTSEDTATVPGPTIEARHGIATYVTWHNQLPSKHILPWDPTIPTAMPKTGVPTVVHLHGGIEEPESDGNANAWFTAGFKERGPTWSKKTYLYRNNQQPGNLWYHDHAIGLTRENLLAGLLGTYIIRHPVVEAPLKLPYLDEFDRTLVVFDRSFSVDGSIYMNSTGNNPSIHPQWQPEYFGDAIIVNGRAWPKMTVRRRRYRFRIINASNARFFRFFFTNGLQFIHVASDSAYLREPVMTNETLLAPSEIADVVVDFSKSTSDFAILANDAAYPYPSGDPVNEANGKVMKFMIKKDREVDTWRVPERLIEYPSADPSSAVLTRYIVMYEYASDIDEPTHLLLNGKPFEAPATETPKVGTSEIWDVINLTEDNHPLHIHLGLFVVLDQTELVDVEEFKACMLKMNDAIKCQIEKYARGKKVEVVAQEKGWKNAYPIIPGYATKILVRFSYVHSNESYPFDATVEPGYLYHCHILDHEDNDMIRPLKLTK